In Bdellovibrionales bacterium, the sequence AACTCTTTAAAGACTCTGATAAAAAGTACGGCGGGATTCTCCTGAAGACTCGTAAAGGGAGAGCTTCGGGGCGTCCCATAGATACTAAGCGCACCATCCATTTGGTTCTTCGATCGACTATGGCTACGGGAGACATGGCTTTTACTAAGCCGAAGAATAAAAAGAAGGTTTTAGAGATTCTTGAGAAGTTTGGCCTGAAGTATGGTGTGACGCTGGTCTATCACGGGATAAATGTGAATCATCTTCATCTCCAAATTAAGCTTTCCAATCGATACGGATATTTTAAGTTCATCCGTGCGGTGACGGCGGCGATTGCGATGGCCGTGAGTGGTGTGAATCGATGGATTAA encodes:
- a CDS encoding transposase: LFKDSDKKYGGILLKTRKGRASGRPIDTKRTIHLVLRSTMATGDMAFTKPKNKKKVLEILEKFGLKYGVTLVYHGINVNHLHLQIKLSNRYGYFKFIRAVTAAIAMAVSGVNRWIKNSSGRKFWDYRPFTRVVMGYRDSVRLNDYLQINQLEGFGVQRPIARQMVVERWRYTREPLPEF